The following proteins come from a genomic window of Achromobacter sp. AONIH1:
- the gvpU gene encoding gas vesicle accessory protein GvpU, which produces MSSDILPDDAPVSAPVPQADAFLQFLVNLVNNGGQLKSIGVTLQMGGMLASGSIVSGAEYFDTFASGFADALDGQANDTRQAVRASLAELGDVFRQPQPAEPLPNYIHLADALFFSADGTPIAGQPTLWRGRIAAVDGFILGRLQSDVNA; this is translated from the coding sequence ATGAGCTCAGACATCCTCCCCGACGACGCCCCCGTTTCCGCCCCAGTCCCCCAGGCCGACGCGTTCCTGCAGTTCCTCGTGAATCTGGTGAACAACGGCGGACAGCTCAAGAGCATCGGCGTCACGCTGCAAATGGGCGGCATGCTGGCGTCGGGCTCGATCGTGTCGGGCGCCGAGTATTTCGACACCTTTGCCTCGGGCTTCGCTGACGCGCTGGACGGCCAGGCGAACGATACTCGCCAGGCGGTGCGCGCCTCGCTGGCGGAACTGGGCGACGTCTTCCGCCAGCCCCAGCCAGCCGAACCGCTGCCCAACTACATCCATCTGGCCGACGCCCTGTTCTTCAGCGCCGACGGCACGCCCATCGCGGGCCAGCCCACCCTGTGGCGCGGCCGGATCGCCGCCGTGGACGGCTTCATCCTGGGACGCCTGCAATCCGACGTCAACGCCTGA
- a CDS encoding ATP-binding protein has translation MAALFCVVVGATLYLHWTFSSAVSGYRRQMNAAAYDAQLFFDQRESLLRSILASAVRNTDKAPISDTPSYFGNTRQIEVLPLPEEPGQYDWALVLTPRDLLNVGLANATMVHTSLRRNATMRIDSHGTRAAPGMSPRIQEWLTQTLLRHTDIPPRQDGHPPIIWLHPPMDTAQRLFLYTPLDIGDPQSGWIGLEVAGVDAAVNPANLGGSTYSLFDERNRPVMHSPGAPMFEGEVTDQREDSFRLLGDGWPPTHLALSKQVGEDGWRLVYYTSLRQVLRDHAATLKTAAVVTTFILALVLLRIRYIRRHMVQPALRQYEALTDSVSLNRKLIEVAPVGLCLLRRSDGTLVMSNEMARHWFQDTPGWRAEILAHQGEKAGREYTLDDGRSAYLTFAPTTYQGEDVVLCGISDISELKKFERSLLQAKYDAEAANHAKTVFLTTMSHEIRTPLYGILGTLELFSLTKVNGQQEQYLETIQQSSSTLLRTVNDTLDLSRIEAGHVALEEAPFSAVELLNNVAASYAARAHGKGLRTYAISDPATPAALHGDSTRIRQILDNLMSNAIKFTEAGQIVLRLRLIRRERGLSTLAFQVADTGSGIAPQHQARLFEPYYQVDTDKNVRLPGTGLGLSICSRLSDMMGGSLTAVSELGLGTSITFEITLPTAEDPAEAPVSLSGNAMIYVQSSVPEIVSNLCGWLRRWGAAAVPYPPAGSPRVDAAVLLRAWPYAPEPAHWTGPTVITHPPGMKPRVEDGRRTWFASCYSLSNIAHALRLALGRSAHVTSYGQPAKHELVDLRVLVVEDNPISQLILREQLEHLGCTVVTASNGQEALALPDALSFDSVLTDLNMPLVDGYELTRILRERGYQQPILGITANAFPDEQRRGMNAGMTSLLVKPLPLNVLRQTLQAVKVPRS, from the coding sequence GTGGCCGCGCTCTTTTGCGTCGTGGTGGGCGCCACCCTGTACCTGCACTGGACCTTCAGCAGCGCCGTCTCCGGATACCGCCGCCAGATGAATGCGGCGGCCTATGACGCGCAACTGTTCTTCGACCAGCGCGAATCGCTGCTGCGCTCGATCCTCGCCTCGGCGGTGCGCAACACCGACAAGGCCCCCATCTCCGATACCCCCAGCTACTTCGGCAACACCCGCCAGATCGAAGTCCTGCCCCTGCCCGAGGAACCCGGCCAATACGACTGGGCGCTGGTGCTGACGCCGCGCGACCTGCTGAACGTCGGCCTGGCCAACGCCACCATGGTCCACACGTCCCTGCGGCGCAACGCCACCATGCGCATCGACTCGCACGGCACGCGCGCGGCGCCCGGCATGTCTCCCCGCATCCAGGAATGGCTGACACAGACGCTGCTGCGCCACACTGACATCCCGCCGCGACAGGACGGGCATCCGCCCATCATCTGGCTGCATCCGCCGATGGATACCGCGCAGCGCCTCTTCCTGTACACGCCGCTTGATATCGGCGATCCGCAGTCGGGCTGGATCGGCCTGGAAGTCGCCGGCGTGGACGCGGCGGTCAACCCCGCGAATCTCGGCGGCAGCACGTACTCGCTGTTCGACGAGCGCAACCGTCCCGTGATGCACAGCCCCGGCGCCCCCATGTTCGAAGGCGAGGTCACGGACCAGCGCGAAGACTCCTTCCGTCTGCTGGGCGACGGCTGGCCGCCGACGCACCTGGCCCTGAGCAAGCAGGTCGGCGAAGACGGCTGGCGACTGGTCTACTACACATCGCTGCGGCAAGTGCTGCGCGACCACGCCGCCACCCTCAAGACGGCGGCGGTCGTCACGACGTTTATCCTGGCCCTGGTGCTGCTGCGGATCCGCTACATCCGCCGGCACATGGTCCAGCCAGCGCTGCGCCAGTACGAAGCGCTGACCGACAGCGTGTCGCTGAACCGCAAGCTGATCGAGGTCGCGCCCGTGGGCCTGTGCCTGCTGCGACGCAGCGACGGCACGCTGGTCATGTCCAATGAAATGGCGCGCCACTGGTTCCAGGACACCCCGGGCTGGCGCGCGGAAATCCTCGCCCACCAAGGCGAAAAGGCCGGCCGCGAATACACGCTGGACGATGGCCGCAGCGCGTACCTGACATTCGCTCCCACAACTTATCAGGGCGAGGACGTGGTGCTCTGCGGCATCAGCGACATTTCCGAGCTGAAGAAATTCGAAAGATCGCTGCTCCAGGCCAAGTACGATGCCGAGGCCGCCAATCACGCCAAGACCGTCTTCCTCACCACCATGAGCCACGAGATCCGCACGCCGCTGTACGGCATTCTCGGCACGCTTGAACTGTTTTCACTGACCAAGGTGAACGGACAGCAGGAGCAATACCTGGAGACCATCCAGCAGTCCTCGTCGACGCTGCTGCGCACGGTCAACGATACGCTGGACCTTTCCCGCATCGAAGCCGGCCACGTCGCGCTCGAGGAAGCGCCGTTCTCGGCCGTGGAACTGCTCAACAACGTCGCGGCAAGCTATGCCGCGCGCGCCCATGGCAAGGGCTTGCGCACCTACGCCATCTCCGACCCGGCGACGCCCGCCGCGCTGCATGGCGACAGCACGCGCATCCGCCAGATCCTGGACAACCTGATGAGCAACGCCATCAAGTTCACGGAAGCCGGCCAGATCGTGCTGAGGCTGCGCCTGATACGGCGCGAACGCGGCCTGTCGACCCTGGCCTTCCAGGTCGCCGACACCGGCTCCGGCATCGCGCCGCAGCACCAGGCCCGCCTGTTCGAACCCTACTACCAGGTCGACACGGACAAAAACGTGCGCCTGCCCGGCACCGGCCTGGGGCTGTCCATCTGCAGCCGGCTTTCCGACATGATGGGCGGCTCGCTCACCGCGGTCAGCGAGCTCGGGCTGGGCACCAGCATCACCTTCGAAATCACGCTGCCGACCGCGGAAGACCCCGCCGAAGCGCCGGTATCCTTGTCCGGAAACGCCATGATCTACGTGCAAAGCTCGGTGCCCGAGATCGTCTCGAACCTGTGCGGCTGGCTCCGGCGCTGGGGCGCGGCGGCGGTGCCCTATCCTCCCGCAGGCAGCCCGCGCGTCGACGCCGCCGTTCTGCTGCGGGCATGGCCGTACGCGCCGGAACCCGCTCACTGGACAGGCCCCACCGTAATCACGCATCCGCCCGGCATGAAGCCGCGCGTGGAGGATGGCAGGCGGACCTGGTTCGCCAGCTGCTACAGCCTGTCCAACATCGCGCATGCCCTGCGGCTGGCCCTGGGCCGTTCCGCGCACGTCACGAGCTACGGTCAGCCGGCCAAGCACGAACTTGTCGACCTGCGCGTGCTGGTGGTCGAAGACAACCCCATCAGCCAGCTGATCCTGCGCGAGCAGCTGGAGCACCTGGGCTGCACCGTCGTCACGGCCAGCAACGGCCAGGAAGCGCTGGCGCTGCCGGACGCCCTGTCGTTCGATTCCGTGCTGACCGACCTGAACATGCCCCTGGTCGACGGCTACGAGCTTACGCGGATCCTGCGCGAGCGCGGCTATCAGCAGCCTATCCTCGGCATCACGGCGAATGCCTTCCCCGACGAACAACGCCGGGGCATGAACGCGGGCATGACCAGCCTGCTGGTGAAACCCCTACCTCTGAATGTCTTGCGCCAGACACTGCAAGCGGTGAAAGTCCCTCGGAGTTGA
- a CDS encoding DsbA family protein yields MNPSPASAPLTVDFFHDVVCSWCYVMSPRLRQAAAELGIQVRQRSFVLQDNREQMVQVFGSMVRAKSVILGHWETCLGHEDQPRIDVEGMRAENFEYPSGLAGALACQAAHLVAGDAGHWDMFDAIQDAHLSQHRNIGDLDVLLDIAVALGHDRAAFAERMRGPEVRQRVQADRDAAMRLGIRSIPTLIVGADLARLQTTPLAALRQRLQALASAQA; encoded by the coding sequence ATGAATCCCTCCCCCGCTTCCGCCCCGCTGACCGTGGACTTCTTCCACGACGTGGTCTGCAGCTGGTGCTATGTGATGTCTCCCCGGCTGCGCCAGGCGGCCGCCGAACTGGGCATCCAGGTGCGCCAGCGCAGCTTCGTGCTGCAGGACAACCGCGAACAGATGGTCCAGGTCTTCGGCTCGATGGTGCGCGCCAAGAGCGTGATCCTGGGCCATTGGGAAACCTGCCTCGGCCATGAGGACCAGCCCCGCATCGATGTCGAAGGCATGCGCGCCGAGAATTTCGAATACCCCAGCGGCCTGGCCGGCGCGCTGGCCTGCCAGGCCGCCCATCTGGTCGCGGGCGACGCCGGCCACTGGGACATGTTCGACGCGATCCAGGATGCGCACCTGAGCCAGCACCGCAACATCGGCGATCTCGACGTGCTGCTGGACATCGCGGTGGCCCTGGGCCATGACCGCGCCGCCTTCGCCGAACGCATGCGGGGCCCGGAAGTGCGCCAGCGCGTGCAGGCCGACCGCGACGCCGCCATGCGCCTGGGCATCCGTTCCATTCCGACGCTGATCGTCGGCGCCGACCTGGCCCGGCTGCAGACCACGCCGCTGGCCGCGCTGCGCCAGCGCCTGCAAGCGCTGGCCTCGGCCCAGGCCTGA
- a CDS encoding cyclase family protein, with protein MNARFTRNLLGLALGAALSLNAHAHGAPSRAPAPGQEVGISPWGPDDEIGRLNLITPESRAAVMSRVTGGKVYDLATEYYMGMPSWQDAGDPRYQFWMTHTPRGTEVDDPMGVGKDMNAVRSYTGTAFSMYSHTGTHIDALNHFGIHGKIWNGFRADEHLGDRGWKRTGIEKFPPLVARGVLIDVAALKGVDMLPDQYRITRQDLKAALARQKTELRQGDIVLIRTGRMKLYNDPAAYMAKPPGMGLDAARYLVEEGGAMILGADNLSFETFPSEVADDYVPLHTYLLAQQGVPIIELAALDELSRDQVYEFAFIGGPLKIRGGDAAPLRPVAMPLR; from the coding sequence ATGAACGCACGCTTTACCCGCAATCTGCTCGGCCTGGCGCTCGGCGCCGCCCTCAGCCTGAACGCCCATGCGCACGGCGCGCCGTCGCGCGCGCCCGCTCCCGGCCAGGAGGTCGGCATCAGCCCCTGGGGCCCGGATGACGAAATTGGCCGGCTGAACCTGATCACGCCCGAATCGCGCGCCGCCGTCATGTCGCGCGTGACCGGCGGCAAGGTCTATGACCTGGCCACCGAGTACTACATGGGCATGCCCAGCTGGCAGGACGCCGGCGATCCCCGCTATCAATTCTGGATGACCCACACGCCGCGCGGCACCGAGGTCGACGATCCCATGGGCGTGGGCAAGGACATGAACGCGGTGCGCAGCTACACCGGCACGGCCTTTTCCATGTACAGCCACACCGGCACGCACATCGACGCGCTCAACCACTTCGGCATCCACGGCAAGATCTGGAACGGCTTTCGCGCCGACGAACATCTGGGCGATCGCGGCTGGAAGCGCACCGGCATCGAGAAATTCCCGCCGCTGGTGGCGCGCGGCGTGCTGATCGACGTGGCCGCGCTCAAGGGCGTGGACATGCTGCCGGACCAGTACCGCATCACCCGCCAGGACCTGAAGGCCGCGCTGGCGCGGCAGAAGACCGAGCTGCGGCAGGGCGACATCGTGCTGATCCGCACCGGCCGCATGAAGCTGTACAACGACCCGGCCGCCTACATGGCCAAGCCGCCCGGCATGGGCCTGGACGCCGCCCGCTACCTGGTCGAGGAAGGCGGCGCCATGATCCTGGGCGCCGACAACCTCAGCTTCGAGACCTTCCCGTCAGAGGTGGCCGACGACTACGTGCCGCTGCACACCTATCTGCTGGCGCAGCAGGGCGTGCCCATCATTGAGCTGGCCGCGCTGGATGAGCTGTCGCGCGACCAGGTCTACGAGTTCGCCTTCATCGGCGGCCCGCTGAAGATCCGCGGCGGCGACGCGGCGCCGCTGCGGCCGGTGGCGATGCCGCTGCGCTGA
- a CDS encoding EAL domain-containing response regulator, whose translation MLSEYKVLVLDDHEFQCAQMSGLLEEAGFTQVDTAHTAEQALTLARHHAYHLILMDLSMPGMDGVQLISELAQLRLNPMLAITTACSRRIMNSVSLMAKEKGLAVIGAYTKPLTREHAQGLAQHLRLDRHPASEPVSGHEQDALFDRKTLERALRTGQIQAWFQPKKALTTGNIVGAEALARWHHAEFGFMLPASFLGAVHRHGLNQALLTRMLEDALSAYRRWRKLGFKVPVSVNLPTRLLDNPLLPDELYNTVAASGVPAEDVTFELLEDETTSVPGQYYMGASRLRLKGFGLAQDDFGKGYSSMYTLISTPFTELKIDRAFVSGAAHDSVRAAALLSSVQLGRQLGLQVTAEGVETSSDLEYLRKIGCDCAQGFLISAAVNVMDFTTLLADEPRLYADMDL comes from the coding sequence ATGCTATCCGAATACAAGGTCCTGGTACTGGACGACCATGAATTCCAATGCGCCCAGATGTCCGGCCTGCTGGAAGAAGCCGGTTTCACCCAGGTGGATACGGCCCATACCGCCGAACAGGCGTTGACGCTGGCCCGCCATCATGCGTACCACCTCATCCTCATGGATCTCAGCATGCCGGGCATGGACGGCGTGCAGCTCATCAGCGAACTGGCGCAACTGCGCCTGAACCCCATGCTTGCCATCACGACCGCCTGCTCGCGCCGCATCATGAACAGCGTCAGCCTCATGGCCAAGGAAAAAGGCCTGGCGGTGATCGGCGCCTACACCAAGCCGCTGACCCGGGAACATGCTCAAGGACTGGCGCAACATCTGCGGCTGGACCGGCATCCGGCGTCCGAGCCCGTCTCCGGCCATGAACAGGACGCGCTGTTCGATCGCAAGACCCTGGAGCGGGCATTGCGCACCGGCCAGATCCAGGCCTGGTTCCAGCCCAAGAAGGCCCTGACCACCGGCAACATCGTTGGCGCCGAAGCGCTCGCGCGCTGGCACCATGCGGAATTCGGCTTCATGCTGCCGGCGTCATTCCTGGGCGCGGTGCACAGGCACGGCCTGAACCAGGCCCTGCTGACCCGCATGCTCGAAGACGCGCTGTCCGCCTACCGACGCTGGCGCAAGCTGGGTTTCAAGGTGCCGGTGTCGGTCAATCTGCCCACCCGACTGCTCGACAATCCCCTGCTGCCGGATGAGCTTTACAATACCGTCGCCGCTAGCGGCGTGCCGGCCGAGGACGTGACCTTCGAACTGCTCGAAGACGAAACCACTTCCGTGCCGGGGCAGTACTACATGGGAGCCAGCCGGCTGCGCCTGAAAGGCTTCGGATTGGCTCAGGACGATTTCGGCAAAGGCTATAGCTCCATGTACACCCTGATATCCACGCCGTTCACCGAACTCAAGATCGACCGGGCTTTCGTCAGCGGCGCGGCCCACGACAGCGTTCGCGCCGCCGCGCTGCTGTCTTCCGTGCAGCTGGGACGGCAACTGGGCCTGCAAGTCACCGCCGAGGGCGTCGAAACCTCAAGCGACCTGGAATACCTGCGCAAGATAGGCTGTGATTGCGCGCAGGGATTTCTCATATCGGCCGCCGTAAACGTCATGGACTTCACGACGCTGCTGGCGGACGAACCCCGCCTCTACGCAGACATGGACCTATAG
- a CDS encoding YafY family protein, translating to MLTATHRLLRLLSLLQTRSHWSGPELATTLEVHPRTLRRDIDKLRELGYPIHASSGIAGGYAFRPGKALPPLLLDDEEALAVAITLRTAAAGSVGGIEETALRALIKLEQVMPARLRRRTDALRAAVVPLEPHGPTVDAALLATLAAACRDQLRVAFDYRDGRGQASSRTVEPQGVAHASQRWYLVAWDPARDDWRIFRLDRIAGPATVGAHFTPRPSPGGGDLREYVSRTLRLGAYPAQARIVLHAPRAAMAARIPSAAGEIDEVDDARCLLRCSAASLDSLTYWLMALDVEFQVLEPAALIERLRVAGERLARGLARSA from the coding sequence ATGCTCACCGCCACCCACCGCCTGCTGCGCCTGCTGTCGCTGCTGCAAACCCGCAGCCACTGGAGCGGCCCGGAGCTGGCCACGACGCTGGAGGTGCATCCGCGCACGCTGCGGCGGGATATCGACAAGCTGCGCGAGCTGGGCTACCCCATCCACGCCAGCAGCGGCATCGCCGGCGGTTATGCCTTCCGTCCCGGCAAGGCGCTGCCGCCGCTATTGCTGGACGATGAGGAAGCGCTGGCGGTGGCCATCACGCTGCGCACGGCGGCAGCCGGCTCGGTGGGCGGCATCGAGGAAACCGCGCTGCGCGCGCTGATCAAGCTGGAACAGGTCATGCCGGCGCGCCTGCGCCGGCGCACCGACGCGCTGCGCGCCGCCGTCGTGCCGCTGGAGCCGCATGGCCCCACGGTGGACGCGGCGTTGCTGGCCACGCTGGCGGCGGCCTGCCGCGATCAATTGCGGGTGGCGTTTGATTATCGGGATGGGCGCGGCCAGGCCAGCTCGCGCACGGTGGAACCACAAGGCGTGGCGCATGCCAGCCAGCGCTGGTACCTGGTGGCCTGGGATCCGGCGCGCGACGACTGGCGCATCTTCCGCCTGGACCGCATTGCCGGGCCGGCAACCGTGGGCGCGCATTTCACGCCGCGCCCCTCGCCTGGCGGCGGAGACCTGCGCGAGTACGTCTCGCGCACGCTGCGACTCGGCGCCTATCCGGCGCAGGCGCGCATCGTGCTGCATGCGCCACGGGCGGCCATGGCCGCCCGCATCCCGTCCGCCGCCGGCGAGATCGATGAGGTCGACGACGCCCGCTGCCTGCTGCGTTGCAGCGCGGCGTCTCTGGACAGCCTGACGTACTGGTTGATGGCGCTGGACGTGGAATTCCAGGTCCTGGAGCCCGCCGCGCTCATCGAGCGACTACGGGTCGCCGGCGAACGGCTGGCTCGCGGCCTGGCGCGCAGCGCCTGA
- a CDS encoding glutathione S-transferase family protein, which produces MSIVLYWHPMSSASPIASALAELEVAHERVLIDLKAGEQRRPEFLALNPNGAVPTLTVDGAPMFEALAIHLWLGERYGVERGLWPAADTPERLQAMSWCAWSYVTYGAAVWSLSTALHPRDGEQRDEQQAKRALAQLDRLLAVLDGHLAKQAWIVGASYSLADLVVGSVLGYTAFLGAPIASHRHVQAWLDKVQARPAMRLDQG; this is translated from the coding sequence ATGTCCATCGTCTTGTATTGGCACCCCATGTCCAGCGCCTCTCCCATCGCCAGCGCCCTGGCCGAGCTGGAAGTGGCGCACGAGCGCGTCCTGATCGACCTCAAGGCCGGCGAGCAGCGCCGCCCGGAGTTCCTGGCTCTCAATCCCAACGGCGCGGTGCCGACGCTGACGGTGGACGGCGCGCCGATGTTCGAGGCGCTGGCGATCCATTTGTGGCTGGGCGAGCGCTACGGCGTGGAGCGCGGGCTGTGGCCGGCGGCCGATACACCCGAACGGCTGCAGGCCATGTCGTGGTGCGCCTGGTCCTACGTTACCTACGGCGCGGCGGTGTGGAGCCTGAGCACGGCCCTTCATCCCCGCGACGGGGAACAACGCGACGAGCAGCAGGCCAAGCGCGCGCTGGCGCAGCTGGACCGGCTGCTGGCCGTGCTGGATGGCCATTTGGCCAAGCAGGCCTGGATCGTGGGCGCCTCGTATTCGCTGGCGGATCTGGTGGTTGGCTCGGTGCTCGGCTACACCGCCTTTCTGGGCGCTCCGATTGCCTCGCATCGGCATGTCCAGGCCTGGCTGGACAAGGTGCAGGCGCGGCCGGCGATGCGGTTGGACCAGGGTTGA